The Gloeocapsa sp. PCC 73106 region TATACATCCCAATTACTCGCTTATCGGGATGAGTTTGTATTTACCGATTGTTCTATACGTGTGTATTATGATACCAGAGAAGAAATAACTGTCGATAGGGATATAAATTCGTCGATAAACATCAAAAGAGTCGGGCTGGAACTGTTCCCGACGATAAACAGGCGTAGTGGGAAAATTACAAAGTCTAAAACTAATAGTACCACGAAGCAAGTTCTGGAAGTCCTAAAGGGATGCCAGAAGCTTACACTGTAATTCATGGATTCAGTGTAGGTAGTTCACTGGTAGGTTTTGATTATAAGAAAATGAATCCAGCTAAGTCAAAAAATATTACGATTATTGGTGGGGGACTTTGGGGTACAACTTTAGCCAACTTAGCCCTAATCAACAACCATCGCGTTTCCCTTTGGTCTCGTCGCAGTCATCATTCTTTAGAATCTAGCTTGAATCAATCAGAAGTTATTATCTCTGCTGTGGCGATCGCTGGAGTGAGACCAGTAATTGAACAACTCAAAAACATAGTTATACCCAATTCCGTAGTCATAGTTACCGCTACTAAGGGATTGGATCCCTTGACCACTTATACACCTTCTCAAATCTGGCAAACTGCTTTTCCTGAAAAGGTTATCGCCGTTCTCTCGGGACCAAATCTTTCTAAAGAAATCGCCCAGGGTTTACCCGCAGCTACGGTAGTCGCTTGCCAACAACTAGAAGCAGCCACGATGGTACAGGGAATCTTTGCTTCAGAAAATTTTCGCGTTTATATCAATAATGACCCTCAAGGGACTGAATTGGGAGGGACACTTAAAAATGTGATGGCGATCGCTGCAGGGGTATGCGATGGGTTGCAATTAGGAACTAACGCCAAAGCCGCTTTATTAACTCGCGCTTTACCAGAGATGATGCGCGTTGGCGCCTGTTTAGGGGCCCAGAGTGAGACTTTCTTCGGTTTATCGGGTTTGGGCGATTTACTCGCTACTTGCGCTAGTCCTTTGTCTCGTAATTACCAAGTAGGTTATAAACTAGCTTTAGGAAAACCCTTAAAGCAAATTATGAATGAAGTCGAAGGTACCGCAGAAGGAGTCAACACGACTGAGGTTCTGGTTGTTTTAGCTAATCAATACCAAATTAATTTACCCATCACTCGCCAAGTCTATCTATTGCTTCAGGGAAAGATAACCCCCACTCAAGCGGTGCAGGCTTTGATGGAACGAGAATTGAAATCAGAGTATGATTAAATGATATTTATTAAATAGAAGGACCCTTCTTTTGGTCGCTATTTTTTTCTAAATTTATGGTCAAGCTACCTATTTCACCTCCAAGTAATCCCAGACAATACCGGGCGATCGGTTTAATCCGGGGTAGATACGAAATGTCCCCGGAAAAAATTAATAGAGGTTTTCTCGTAGACAGCAAAGGTAGAAAAATAAGAGTAGTTCTGTTGAGACGCGTCATCAGTTTAATCAGACAACATTTAGATTTGAGTAAAGAATATCTTTGGGTGGTTTATCCTAGGACTAAGATAGAGACGGGTGAGTTACACTTGCAGATTGTTGGAGTTTGGGAACCAAAAACCCTAGCTCAAAATTTCCCAGACCAAAATTTGACTAGTTGTCAGCTAGAAGATAGATATTTTTCCGTTCGCGGTGAGGTAGTCGGGGTTAATCTCAGTCATCGAACGGTTATAGTCAAAATCAGACAAAAGCCCCGAGGAGAATCAAAAAAACTAACTTTTTTTAAACTAAAATTGTACGGTATTCTCTCAAACAACGCTCAAGGGCATTTTTGGGATTTAGATGTGCATTTGGACAGAGATAGATTGGTGATTAAACTCGGTACTGACTTAGGTTCATTAATAAACCCACTACCAAAAGCTAAACCCTTGCTTAAACCAAGCTTACAACCAAAAACCGATATCGGTATACGTAGAACCAGAAAAGTCCCTAGTCGCAAACCAAGACAAATTTGAGATATATTACCCTAAAAACAAATGCTTTAGCAAAGCTTGGGCAATACGTTGGGAAGCGCCGGGTTTACCCATTCTCTGCTGACCATTGATAGCTATTTGTTGTAGTTGTGTAGGATTTTGCAATAGGGACTCAATCGCGGTCACGATTTGTTCGGGGGTTTCCACTAAGATTAAAGAGGGGCCGAGAAGACGTTGTTGGGCTTGAGCGAAGGCGCGGGTGTATTGAGGACCTTGTCCTGGAATGACGATCGCCGGTTTTCCTAGACCGACAAATTGTTCTGTGGCTGTTCCCGCCATAGCGATCGCTAGATCAGCTTTAAGTAGACAATCTGCATAGTCAGCTTGAGTTAGAGCCAGAATAGCTTGTTTTTGTTGAAATAACAGAAGTTTAGCATTAATCAAAGGAGGAGGTACTTCTGGCGCACTTTGCCAACCCTGTTGAATCAAAGATAATTCTAGTTGGTGCAGGTCAAGATTAGGAGCGATCGCGCCTAAAAAAAGCAGAGATTCATTAGAGATCTTATTGATAATACCAGCTACACCCTGGAGTATCTGTCGCCAATTGCGCATTGCTTCAAGAGGACGAGAACCTGGTAAAAGTAAAATTGTGAGTTTTTCTGATATTTCTCTGTGAGTTGGGATAGTATCAACTACGTCCATCATAGGGTTACCATAGTCGAAGACAGAAATAGAATATTTTTGTAGATTTTTAGCGGTAATTTGATCTCGCGGAAATACTCCCAAACAACGGGAAGAAGTCATTAGCCAACGTTCCCAAGGTAAATAGACCGATCCAAAACAACGCTCAATTAGAGATGTTTCCCGCAGCCAGCCCTGTTCATTACGCAAATAATAATCTGATTTAGCTGTACCAATAAAAGCATAATTGACACCACTTAACCAAGCAAAGGCTAGAGGAAGAATATCACCTACTGCTAAAATAGCTAACTGAGAGCTAGGTTGGGACTGAACCCATTGCTTCATGGCTTGATATTGCTTGAGAGTCAGTTGCAGTAAGCCGCTTTGTAAGTCTTGCCACAGTTGACCTGTATCCATGTAGATAAAACCCCCAGAAGGTAAACTTTCTAAGGGTCCTATCAAAGGAATACGATGCAATTGGTAAGATGTTCCTTGACCAACCAGGGGTAAAGCTTTTACTTCTACTCCTTGATTTTTCAAGTGCTGCAAAACCGCTACCGCGATCGCGTCTTCCCCATGACCATTGCTTAAACAAAGTAGTTTTTTTCTCATGATCACCGATGGTAATTTTCGTTATTATCACCAATCTAATCATTACTGTGCTCAATTTCTATCTAGCTTGGAAAATCTGGCAAGTACAATCTTGGTTGGTAAAACTCAAAGAAAGCTTGATTTTATTGGATCAACGTCTTTACCATACCCTAGTTGTTGCTCCCGTTTTACTCGAACGCGCTAAAAATCAAACACAAGTCCTAGAGAGTAAATACCAAAAACTCAGACAAATAGTAGATATTATTGGTAAACTTTTCTTGCTTTGGGGCTTACTCAAAAATAGGTCTTTAACCTAAGATTTCCCGAATCAAGGCACTAGAAACCTGATCGCTGATTATTGCTTCACCGATCGCCTTCGGTAGAACAAAGCGGATTCTCCCATCTTTAACTTTTTTATCACTTTGTAAGCAAGTTAAAATGTCCTCGGGAGCTAAATTTTCTCGCATCTGGGTGGGTAATCCAGCTTTTAAAATTAAACTATGTTGACGTTGACTCTCCCCAGAAGACCACAACTGTAATTTAACGGCTATTTCTCCTGCCATTACCATGCCGATCGCCACCGCTTCCCCATGATTGAGGCTATTATACCCTGTGAGACTCTCTAGAGCGTGCCCTATAGTATGTCCGTAATTTAAAATAGCTCTCAAGCCAGCTTCTTTTTCATCTTGGCTAACTACATCTACTTTAGCTTGACAGGAGCGAGAGATAATCGTTTCTAATAACTCTGGAGTAAGTGCAGACATTTGGCTCAATTGAGCACTAGCTTCCAGTTGAGAGAATAACTCACAATCCCAAATTACTCCATATTTGATCACTTCAGCCATTCCGGCGCGCCATTCCCTTGATGGGAGTGTTTTCAATACTATAGTGTCAATTAACACTAATCTGGGCTGATAAAAAGCTCCAATTAAATTTTTGCCCTGGGGGTGATTAACACCAGTTTTTCCGCCGATAGATGCGTCAACCATAGCTAAAAGCGTAGTAGGAACTTGGACAAAATTAACGCCTCTGAGCCAGGTAGCAGCAGCAAAACCAGTCATATCGCCAATTACCCCTCCACCCAAGGCTAAAAAGGTCGAATTACGCTCTAAATGCTTTTCTAGAGCTAAATCGTAGATGTGACTAATAGACTCGAGTTGCTTGTGACTTTCACCGGCGGGAATTAGATGGGTAAAAACGGTGAATCCTGAGTTTTCTAGAGCATTAACGACTAGATCGCCCCAAAAATCAAAAATCTCCGGGTTGGAAATAACTAAAATTTTTTGACCCAATTTAAGTTCACTGAGATAGTTACCGACTTCGCTTAAAATTCCTGGAGCGATCGCGATTTGATAAGAGTTTTGTGGTAAGTTAACAGAGATAGTTTGCATTTTGATTTACGAGAAGAAGATGATTATTTCAGGTGCTATTGCCTTTATTGCTTTTATTTTAGGATTCACCGTTATCGCATTAGGACTTTATTTTGGTTTTCGTCTAGTTAAGTTGATCTGACATCTCGATCGCGCCTCAAGACCAAAGCAAAAAATAAATGCAAAAGAAAGCTTAATTCTATGTCATAATTTGTAACAGAAGAATTAAGATTTGCTTAAACGTCAATCATGAGCGAGCGATCCCAAGAACACACAATGGCCGAACAAGCCCCAGCTAATTACGAATGTCGTAGCTGTGGCTATATATATGAACCCCAAAAAGGGGATGGAAAAAGCAATACAGCTCCAGGGACCCCATTTTCGGAACTACCCAAGACCTGGCGTTGCCCAGTGTGTGGCGTCGGTCAAGCCCAATTTGCTAATGTAGGAGCTAGTGGCGCCCCATCAGGATTTCAAGAAAATCTCAAATACGGATTAGGAGTGAATAACCTCACACCTGGTCAAAAAAACCTGTTGATTTTCGGAGGGTTAGCCTTAGGGTTTCTCTTCTTTATTAGTCTTTATGGACTTAAATAAAGGTAACAACTATAGCGAAAAAATATTTGACTCTTGAAAATCAAAACTTCGGAATTTTGAATGAAAAAACTGAAACAAATTGTTATAATTCTACTGTTCGCAGCCATCTGTGTAGGTTGTACTTCTCTGGCTTCGACTGGTAGTAATCCCTGGAAAATGATTCAGCTACCCACGGAAGCTACTTTTGCAGACGTGGCTTTTACAGATGACCCCAAACACGGCTGGCTAGTAGGAACTAAAGCTACTCTATTTGAAACCAAAGACGCGGGAGAAACCTGGACACCCGTTGTTATCGACTTTGGTGAGGAAAAAATTAGCTTCACAGGCATTAGTTTTTACCAACAAGAGGGGTGGATTACTGGAGACCCGTTGGTGTTACTACATACAACAAACGGAGGAAAAACCTGGGAAAGAGTAAGGCTGAGCGCTAAACTACCGGGTGCACCTTACGGTATCATAGCTTTAGGACCCAAATCAGCAGAAATGGTGACTAAATTGGGGGCCATCTATAAAACTGTAGACGGTGGACAAAACTGGAAAGCTCTAGTAGAAGGTTCAGTAGGGGTAGCACGCACCCTTAATCGTTCTCCCAACGGTGAATACGTCGCTGTATCAGCACGGGGTAATTTCTACTCGACTTGGGAACCAGGTCAAGCCGAATGGACTCCCCACGATCGCACTTCATCTCGCCGACTACAAAACATGGGTTTTGGCAAAGATGGAAGACTTTGGTTACTAGCTAGAGGAGGACAACTCCAATTTAGCGAACCAGAAGCATGGGAAGAGTGGGGAGAAGTAAAATATCCAGAATTCTCCACAAGTTGGGGCTTATTAGATATGGGCTATCGCACAGATACTGAACTTTGGGCCGCAGGTGGTAGCGGTAACTTGCTACGTAGCCTCGATGATGGGGAAACCTGGGAAAAAGACCGGGATGTAGAGAATATTGCCTCCAACTTCTACAGAGTAGTATTTATTTCCCCTGAACAGGGTTTTGTGCTCGGTCAAAATGGTATATTGCTAAAATATGAACCTGAGAAGGAAGAAGCCTAAAATTTTTGTATCATTGTCACAAGAAAATTAAGAGGAGAAATTGAAATGTCAGGCAGCACAGGAGAACGTCCATTTTCTGATATCATAACCAGTGTACGTTACTGGGTTATTCACAGCATCACCATACCCATGTTGTTTTTAGCGGGTTGGTTATTTGTTGCTACCGGGTTAGTTTATAGCGTGTTTGGTACCCCTCGTCCCAACGAATACTTCACCGAAACTCGTGAACAGGTACCCATCGTTTCAGATCGCTACGAAGCAAGAGATCAGATTACAAACTTTAATAAATAAGTAAAAGGTAACAAACATGGCAACAAATAACCCCAATCAACCAGTTTCCTATCCCATTTTTACGATAAGATGGCTATCAGTTCACGCTCTAGCTGTACCTACCGTATTCTTCTTAGGCGCGATCGCCGCAATGCAGTTTATCCAAAGATAAAAACATGGAAAGAAACACTAATCCTAATAAACAACCAGTAGAGCTCAACCGTACTTCCCTATATTTGGGTTTGCTCTTAGTCGCCGTTCT contains the following coding sequences:
- a CDS encoding NAD(P)H-dependent glycerol-3-phosphate dehydrogenase, producing MNPAKSKNITIIGGGLWGTTLANLALINNHRVSLWSRRSHHSLESSLNQSEVIISAVAIAGVRPVIEQLKNIVIPNSVVIVTATKGLDPLTTYTPSQIWQTAFPEKVIAVLSGPNLSKEIAQGLPAATVVACQQLEAATMVQGIFASENFRVYINNDPQGTELGGTLKNVMAIAAGVCDGLQLGTNAKAALLTRALPEMMRVGACLGAQSETFFGLSGLGDLLATCASPLSRNYQVGYKLALGKPLKQIMNEVEGTAEGVNTTEVLVVLANQYQINLPITRQVYLLLQGKITPTQAVQALMERELKSEYD
- a CDS encoding lipid-A-disaccharide synthase-related protein, with amino-acid sequence MRKKLLCLSNGHGEDAIAVAVLQHLKNQGVEVKALPLVGQGTSYQLHRIPLIGPLESLPSGGFIYMDTGQLWQDLQSGLLQLTLKQYQAMKQWVQSQPSSQLAILAVGDILPLAFAWLSGVNYAFIGTAKSDYYLRNEQGWLRETSLIERCFGSVYLPWERWLMTSSRCLGVFPRDQITAKNLQKYSISVFDYGNPMMDVVDTIPTHREISEKLTILLLPGSRPLEAMRNWRQILQGVAGIINKISNESLLFLGAIAPNLDLHQLELSLIQQGWQSAPEVPPPLINAKLLLFQQKQAILALTQADYADCLLKADLAIAMAGTATEQFVGLGKPAIVIPGQGPQYTRAFAQAQQRLLGPSLILVETPEQIVTAIESLLQNPTQLQQIAINGQQRMGKPGASQRIAQALLKHLFLG
- the aroB gene encoding 3-dehydroquinate synthase, whose amino-acid sequence is MQTISVNLPQNSYQIAIAPGILSEVGNYLSELKLGQKILVISNPEIFDFWGDLVVNALENSGFTVFTHLIPAGESHKQLESISHIYDLALEKHLERNSTFLALGGGVIGDMTGFAAATWLRGVNFVQVPTTLLAMVDASIGGKTGVNHPQGKNLIGAFYQPRLVLIDTIVLKTLPSREWRAGMAEVIKYGVIWDCELFSQLEASAQLSQMSALTPELLETIISRSCQAKVDVVSQDEKEAGLRAILNYGHTIGHALESLTGYNSLNHGEAVAIGMVMAGEIAVKLQLWSSGESQRQHSLILKAGLPTQMRENLAPEDILTCLQSDKKVKDGRIRFVLPKAIGEAIISDQVSSALIREILG
- the petL gene encoding cytochrome b6-f complex subunit PetL, whose product is MIISGAIAFIAFILGFTVIALGLYFGFRLVKLI
- a CDS encoding rubredoxin — its product is MSERSQEHTMAEQAPANYECRSCGYIYEPQKGDGKSNTAPGTPFSELPKTWRCPVCGVGQAQFANVGASGAPSGFQENLKYGLGVNNLTPGQKNLLIFGGLALGFLFFISLYGLK
- a CDS encoding photosynthesis system II assembly factor Ycf48, whose product is MKKLKQIVIILLFAAICVGCTSLASTGSNPWKMIQLPTEATFADVAFTDDPKHGWLVGTKATLFETKDAGETWTPVVIDFGEEKISFTGISFYQQEGWITGDPLVLLHTTNGGKTWERVRLSAKLPGAPYGIIALGPKSAEMVTKLGAIYKTVDGGQNWKALVEGSVGVARTLNRSPNGEYVAVSARGNFYSTWEPGQAEWTPHDRTSSRRLQNMGFGKDGRLWLLARGGQLQFSEPEAWEEWGEVKYPEFSTSWGLLDMGYRTDTELWAAGGSGNLLRSLDDGETWEKDRDVENIASNFYRVVFISPEQGFVLGQNGILLKYEPEKEEA
- the psbE gene encoding cytochrome b559 subunit alpha, producing the protein MSGSTGERPFSDIITSVRYWVIHSITIPMLFLAGWLFVATGLVYSVFGTPRPNEYFTETREQVPIVSDRYEARDQITNFNK
- the psbF gene encoding cytochrome b559 subunit beta translates to MATNNPNQPVSYPIFTIRWLSVHALAVPTVFFLGAIAAMQFIQR
- a CDS encoding photosystem II reaction center protein L, giving the protein MERNTNPNKQPVELNRTSLYLGLLLVAVLGILFSSYFFN